A single window of Nocardioides kongjuensis DNA harbors:
- a CDS encoding TetR/AcrR family transcriptional regulator — MPRITGANIAEHVAAQEAAVVEAAQRLFAQRGVAAVSLGDIAAEVGLGRTSLYRYFPTKGHILQVWFDREMDPLLARSQEVVDELGPTAAGLRAWLDVQLDFVTDEAHGALVDASAAAPELSPEIVAHFGQRHRELYATLGPVLRAGGARTPEEARVRALLVAGLVRSSADLVAGGVPAAVVREELHRAGTAVAGLT; from the coding sequence ATGCCGCGGATCACCGGCGCGAACATCGCCGAGCACGTCGCCGCGCAGGAGGCCGCCGTGGTCGAGGCCGCGCAGCGCCTGTTCGCGCAGCGCGGGGTCGCGGCGGTCTCGCTCGGCGACATCGCCGCCGAGGTCGGCCTGGGCCGGACCTCGCTGTACCGCTACTTCCCGACGAAGGGGCACATCCTCCAGGTCTGGTTCGACCGGGAGATGGACCCCCTTCTCGCCCGCTCGCAGGAGGTCGTCGACGAGCTCGGCCCGACGGCGGCGGGACTGCGCGCGTGGCTCGACGTGCAGCTCGACTTCGTCACCGACGAGGCGCACGGCGCCCTCGTCGACGCGAGCGCGGCGGCGCCCGAGCTGTCGCCCGAGATCGTCGCGCACTTCGGGCAACGGCACCGCGAGCTCTACGCGACCCTCGGCCCCGTCCTCCGGGCCGGCGGCGCCCGCACGCCCGAGGAGGCGCGGGTCCGCGCGCTGCTGGTGGCCGGGCTGGTCCGGTCGTCGGCGGACCTCGTGGCGGGCGGCGTGCCGGCGGCCGTCGTACGTGAGGAGCTGCACCGGGCCGGGACGGCGGTGGCCGGGCTCACCTGA